In a single window of the Cupriavidus sp. P-10 genome:
- a CDS encoding branched-chain amino acid ABC transporter permease codes for MDLSIAAILAQDGITSGAIYALLALALVLVFSVTRVIFIPQGEFVAYGALTLAAMQAGHAPQTSWLLLAMGALTFIYETVTVLRSAELRRTLGQRLAVLAGKYLAFPLAVHWLVQQYGAQPLPMLAQIALTLLVIIPLGPMLYRLAYQPLAEASTLVLLIVSVGVHFALVGLGLVMFGAEGSRTTAFSDARFEVGALSVSGQSLWVVGVSALLIGALYFYFERTLQGKALRATAVNRLGARLVGIGTTQAGRLSFTLAAAMGALCGVLIAPLTTVYYESGFLVGLKGFVGAIVGGLVSYPVAALGALLVGLLESYSSFWASAFKEVIVFTLIIPVLLWRSLTSKHVEEEE; via the coding sequence ATGGACCTATCTATCGCCGCCATCCTGGCGCAGGACGGCATCACCTCGGGCGCGATCTACGCGCTGCTGGCACTGGCCCTGGTGCTGGTGTTCTCGGTGACGCGCGTCATCTTCATCCCGCAAGGGGAGTTCGTTGCCTACGGCGCGCTGACGCTGGCGGCGATGCAGGCCGGGCATGCGCCGCAGACCAGCTGGCTGCTGCTGGCCATGGGTGCGCTGACCTTCATCTATGAAACCGTGACCGTGCTGCGCAGCGCCGAACTGCGGCGCACGCTGGGGCAGCGGCTAGCGGTGCTGGCCGGCAAGTACCTGGCGTTCCCGCTGGCGGTGCACTGGCTGGTGCAGCAGTACGGCGCGCAGCCGCTGCCCATGCTGGCGCAGATCGCGCTGACGCTGCTGGTGATCATCCCGCTCGGGCCAATGCTGTACCGGCTGGCCTACCAGCCGCTGGCCGAGGCCAGCACGCTGGTGCTGCTGATCGTCTCGGTCGGCGTGCACTTTGCGCTGGTGGGGCTGGGGCTGGTGATGTTCGGCGCCGAAGGCTCGCGCACCACGGCGTTCTCGGATGCGCGCTTTGAAGTGGGCGCGCTCAGCGTCTCGGGCCAGAGCCTGTGGGTGGTGGGCGTGTCGGCGCTGCTGATTGGGGCGCTGTACTTTTACTTCGAGCGCACGCTGCAGGGCAAGGCGTTGCGCGCGACCGCGGTGAACCGGCTGGGCGCGCGCCTGGTCGGCATCGGCACGACGCAGGCGGGACGGCTGTCGTTCACGCTGGCCGCGGCAATGGGCGCGCTGTGCGGCGTCCTGATCGCGCCGCTGACCACGGTCTACTACGAGTCGGGCTTCCTGGTCGGCCTGAAAGGCTTTGTCGGCGCGATCGTCGGCGGGCTGGTGAGCTATCCGGTCGCGGCGCTCGGTGCGCTGCTGGTGGGCCTGCTCGAATCGTATTCGTCCTTCTGGGCCAGCGCGTTCAAGGAGGTCATCGTCTTCACACTGATCATTCCGGTGCTGCTGTGGCGCTCGCTGACGAGCAAGCATGTCGAGGAGGAGGAATAA
- a CDS encoding branched-chain amino acid ABC transporter ATP-binding protein/permease produces the protein MTMLTDKQAAVAGAAAGSRARLNRNRLLVLAFIVVLALLPVLPTPEFWITLGNYIGLYSIVAIGLVLLTGVGGMTSFGQAAFVGLGAYSTAYLTTQFGLSPWFGLLVGLVITVASAYVIGLITMRMSGHYLPLATIAWGLSLFFVFGNLEFLGKYDGINGIPVLSFFGIELQSGRSMFYLIWAVVLLAVLAMQNLLNSRPGRAIRALKGGGVMAEAMGVNTAWMKVVIFVVAAILACVSGFLYAHLQRAVNPTPFGLNYGIEYLFMAVVGGVGHVWGAVLGAGILTILKDVLQGVLPKLLGANGNFEIIVFGVLLVLLLQYARDGIWPFLRRLFPSGPAVLAPAQAEALVVRQKPEAGELILDVCAARKEFGGLVAVNDVSFQVRAGEIIGLIGPNGAGKSTTFNLVTGVLPVTRGEVRYRGEVISGLPSREIVKRGIGRTFQHVHLLPTMTVLENVAIGAHLRGDFRAQGGVSAAILRMNKVEEEKLLFEAKRQLERVGLADCMYMEAGSLALGQQRILEIARALCCDPALLLLDEPAAGLRYKEKQALADLLRKLKGEGMSVLLVEHDMDFVMNLTDRLVVMEFGTRIAEGVPEEVQKDPAVLEAYLGGVE, from the coding sequence ATGACCATGCTGACCGACAAACAGGCGGCCGTGGCCGGTGCCGCGGCGGGCAGCCGCGCGCGGCTGAACCGGAACCGGTTGCTGGTGCTCGCCTTCATCGTGGTGCTGGCGCTGCTGCCGGTGCTGCCGACGCCAGAATTCTGGATCACGCTGGGCAACTACATCGGGCTGTACAGCATCGTCGCGATCGGGCTGGTGCTGCTGACCGGCGTGGGCGGCATGACGTCGTTCGGGCAGGCGGCCTTCGTGGGGCTGGGTGCGTACAGCACCGCGTACCTGACCACGCAGTTCGGGCTGTCGCCGTGGTTTGGGCTGCTGGTGGGACTGGTGATCACGGTGGCCTCGGCCTATGTGATCGGGTTGATCACCATGCGCATGTCCGGACACTACCTGCCGCTGGCGACGATTGCGTGGGGCCTGTCGCTGTTCTTCGTGTTCGGCAACCTGGAGTTCCTGGGCAAGTATGACGGCATCAACGGCATCCCGGTGCTGTCGTTCTTCGGTATCGAGCTGCAGTCGGGCCGCTCGATGTTCTACCTGATCTGGGCGGTGGTGCTGCTGGCCGTGCTGGCGATGCAGAACCTGCTGAACTCGCGCCCGGGCCGCGCCATCCGTGCGCTCAAGGGTGGCGGGGTGATGGCAGAGGCGATGGGCGTCAATACCGCGTGGATGAAAGTGGTGATCTTCGTCGTCGCGGCAATCCTGGCGTGCGTGTCAGGCTTCCTCTATGCGCACCTGCAGCGCGCGGTGAACCCGACGCCGTTCGGCCTGAACTACGGCATCGAGTACCTGTTCATGGCGGTGGTCGGCGGCGTTGGCCACGTGTGGGGCGCGGTGCTCGGCGCCGGCATCCTGACCATCCTGAAGGACGTGCTGCAGGGCGTGCTGCCGAAGCTGCTCGGGGCCAACGGCAATTTCGAGATCATCGTCTTTGGCGTGCTGCTGGTGCTGTTGCTGCAATACGCGCGCGATGGCATCTGGCCGTTCCTGCGCCGGCTGTTTCCGTCGGGTCCCGCGGTCCTGGCACCGGCGCAAGCCGAGGCCCTGGTCGTACGCCAGAAGCCCGAGGCCGGCGAACTGATCCTAGACGTGTGCGCGGCGCGCAAGGAGTTCGGCGGGCTGGTCGCGGTCAACGATGTCAGCTTCCAGGTGCGTGCCGGGGAGATCATCGGCCTGATCGGCCCGAACGGTGCGGGCAAGTCCACCACCTTCAACCTGGTGACGGGCGTGCTGCCGGTCACGCGTGGCGAGGTGCGCTATCGGGGCGAGGTGATCTCCGGCCTGCCGTCGCGCGAGATCGTCAAGCGTGGCATTGGCCGCACCTTCCAGCATGTGCACCTGCTGCCGACCATGACGGTGCTGGAGAACGTTGCCATCGGCGCACACCTGCGCGGCGACTTCCGCGCGCAAGGCGGCGTCTCGGCGGCGATCCTGCGCATGAACAAGGTCGAGGAAGAGAAGCTGCTGTTCGAGGCGAAGCGGCAACTGGAACGCGTAGGCCTGGCCGACTGCATGTACATGGAAGCGGGCAGCCTGGCGCTGGGCCAGCAGCGCATCCTGGAAATCGCCCGCGCCCTGTGCTGCGACCCCGCGCTGCTGCTGCTCGACGAGCCGGCGGCGGGCCTGCGCTACAAGGAGAAGCAGGCGCTGGCCGACCTGCTGCGCAAGCTCAAGGGCGAGGGCATGAGCGTGCTGCTGGTCGAGCACGACATGGACTTCGTGATGAACCTGACCGACCGGCTGGTGGTGATGGAATTCGGCACGCGTATCGCCGAGGGCGTGCCCGAGGAAGTGCAGAAGGACCCCGCGGTGCTGGAAGCCTATCTCGGCGGCGTGGAGTAA